From Rudanella lutea DSM 19387, a single genomic window includes:
- a CDS encoding cryptochrome/photolyase family protein — translation MTQPLSVVWLRRDLRLHDNAALYHALTSGRPVLPVFIFDRTILDALDDRQDRRVEFIHQQIEELQNELARMGSGMVVRYGTPLSVWQELLQEYPIEEVFTNHDYEVYAKERDAQIAGLLAEAGIPFTTAKDTAIFDHNEVLTGGQTPYTVFTPYSRRWHDKLNDFYLKSYPTETYFNHFVKVPNRMPVPSLADMNFAPLGESFPAMTVSDSLLQHYKDTRDLPAKPGTSELSIHLRFGTISIRDLARQARESGSATFLNELCWRDFYFQVLHHFPHVEKQSFRREYDNIPWRNNEEEFEKWCRGETGYPLVDAGMRQLNTIGWMHNRVRMVTASFLCKHLLIDWRWGEAYFARKLRDYDLSANNGGWQWAAGSGTDAAPYFRVFNPTAQAEKFDPKGEYIRKWVPEFNSLRYTRPMVDHAMARQRAIDTYKRGLKGEGKE, via the coding sequence ATGACACAACCCCTTTCGGTCGTCTGGCTTCGGCGCGACCTACGGCTACACGACAACGCGGCTTTATACCACGCCCTCACATCGGGGCGGCCCGTGCTTCCCGTATTTATTTTTGATCGTACCATTCTGGATGCCCTCGACGACCGGCAAGACCGACGGGTGGAGTTTATTCATCAGCAAATCGAGGAGCTTCAGAACGAACTGGCCCGCATGGGATCAGGCATGGTGGTTCGGTACGGCACACCACTGAGCGTTTGGCAGGAGCTATTGCAGGAATACCCCATTGAGGAAGTATTCACCAATCACGATTACGAAGTCTACGCCAAAGAGCGCGATGCTCAGATAGCGGGCCTGCTCGCCGAAGCTGGCATTCCGTTCACTACGGCTAAAGACACCGCCATTTTCGACCACAACGAGGTACTGACCGGGGGCCAAACGCCCTATACTGTGTTTACGCCCTACAGCCGCCGGTGGCACGATAAGCTGAACGATTTTTACCTGAAATCGTACCCTACAGAAACGTATTTCAATCATTTCGTCAAAGTGCCCAATCGGATGCCAGTGCCCTCCCTGGCCGACATGAACTTCGCCCCGCTCGGTGAGTCGTTTCCGGCCATGACCGTGTCGGACTCGCTACTCCAGCACTACAAAGACACCCGCGACCTGCCCGCCAAACCCGGCACCAGCGAACTGAGTATTCACCTGCGCTTTGGCACCATCAGTATCCGCGACCTGGCCCGGCAGGCCCGTGAGAGCGGCTCCGCCACTTTCCTGAACGAGCTGTGCTGGCGCGACTTTTATTTTCAGGTACTGCACCATTTCCCGCACGTGGAGAAGCAGTCGTTCCGGCGCGAATACGACAATATTCCCTGGCGAAACAACGAAGAAGAGTTTGAAAAATGGTGCCGGGGCGAAACCGGCTACCCGCTCGTGGATGCGGGTATGCGCCAACTCAACACCATCGGCTGGATGCACAACCGGGTACGGATGGTTACGGCCAGCTTTTTGTGCAAACATCTGCTCATCGACTGGCGGTGGGGCGAGGCTTATTTTGCCCGCAAACTCCGCGACTACGACCTCTCGGCCAACAACGGGGGCTGGCAATGGGCCGCCGGCTCAGGAACCGACGCAGCCCCCTACTTCCGGGTTTTTAACCCTACGGCGCAAGCCGAAAAATTCGATCCCAAAGGCGAGTACATCCGCAAGTGGGTCCCCGAGTTTAACAGCCTGCGTTACACCCGGCCCATGGTCGATCATGCCATGGCCCGGCAACGAGCCATTGACACCTACAAACGGGGATTAAAGGGGGAGGGAAAAGAGTAA
- a CDS encoding lytic transglycosylase domain-containing protein, translating into MIKEISISLLLATGKSVAGAVPAKLAATLFDTSRTTFSGRNLDNPTLLSVDSANRVFPVYFCGEEVPVGQPGVWRRWIQTLRGFSSKDDCLYDVRQRATSFFPIIDPILRKYRIPRDFRYLPLAESELVNDCVSPRGASGYWQLMPETARELGLRVDGNVDERYDLRKATVAVCHYLHQLYRQLGSWSLVAAAYNGGLGHVQSRMQQQRQKNYFKLSLHRETSHYLFRILAYKELISNPKQYELLLSKSAVARLTKPLPRFIKPVPLNMVRNGNELIPTEPEPLESDMDSGAPVNPTWGPRPDKSLESPSEFERILAQALYPEANTDLQGHQAHFPVTRLLAIMAIRFRRPRYLQYQEGEGLRPVHEMEWI; encoded by the coding sequence TTGATCAAGGAAATTAGTATCTCACTGCTTTTGGCAACCGGGAAATCAGTTGCTGGAGCGGTACCTGCCAAGCTTGCTGCCACCTTATTCGACACATCGCGTACTACGTTTTCGGGCCGGAATCTGGACAATCCAACCCTGCTCAGCGTGGACTCGGCAAACCGGGTTTTTCCGGTTTATTTCTGTGGCGAAGAAGTGCCCGTAGGTCAGCCGGGTGTCTGGCGTCGGTGGATTCAAACCCTGCGCGGGTTTAGTAGCAAAGACGACTGTCTGTACGATGTACGGCAGCGCGCTACCTCCTTTTTCCCCATTATCGACCCCATCCTCCGCAAGTACCGAATCCCCCGCGATTTTCGGTACCTCCCCCTGGCCGAAAGCGAACTGGTCAACGACTGTGTGTCGCCCCGTGGGGCATCGGGTTACTGGCAGCTTATGCCCGAAACCGCCCGCGAACTGGGTTTGCGCGTTGATGGCAACGTGGATGAACGCTACGACCTCCGCAAGGCAACCGTAGCGGTTTGCCATTACCTGCACCAATTGTACCGGCAGCTGGGGTCGTGGTCGCTGGTAGCGGCTGCCTACAACGGCGGACTGGGGCATGTGCAGTCGCGGATGCAGCAACAGCGGCAGAAAAACTATTTCAAGCTGAGCCTGCACCGCGAAACCAGTCATTACCTGTTTCGGATTCTGGCGTACAAAGAGCTGATCTCGAATCCCAAACAGTACGAACTGCTCCTGTCGAAGTCGGCCGTGGCCCGGCTCACCAAGCCATTGCCCCGGTTTATCAAACCGGTTCCGCTCAACATGGTGCGGAATGGTAATGAGCTGATCCCTACGGAGCCCGAGCCGCTCGAATCAGACATGGACAGTGGTGCGCCGGTGAACCCGACCTGGGGTCCGCGCCCCGACAAGTCGCTTGAGTCGCCTTCGGAGTTTGAACGGATTCTGGCGCAGGCCCTGTACCCCGAAGCCAATACGGATTTGCAGGGGCATCAGGCTCACTTCCCTGTTACCCGGCTTCTGGCCATTATGGCTATTCGGTTCCGGCGGCCCCGTTACCTGCAATATCAGGAAGGCGAGGGGTTGCGACCGGTTCACGAAATGGAGTGGATTTAA
- a CDS encoding lytic transglycosylase domain-containing protein — MHFSGEMVPTEQADVSMKLAVTLASSGGYLRHVNGLKQRSAPYFAIIEPILARHKVPNDFKYLPLIESNWKADAVSTAGAVGYWQFMDETAKDMGLKINGPVDERKDLRKSTEAAARYIKFLYNKLGSWTLVAAAYNGGIGMLQNKMRRAGHRDYYALTLNEETGYYLYRILAMKELFNRANYYAGMADSGLMASIGNPYERERAQAREMGWLRDTEPELSGTPVGNDPFAVVGNRPESVVMDSVLVRLLATNTPAEGAGFTGDVSARLLKAGKAKLGERWSFKLTQDITIGEDEFRAGDVLYALVDDVDARGMVYLRATKLVSSVSNAVVPVTLLAMNPRTGLAGISIPKAPKPDWEVSWKVQ, encoded by the coding sequence ATGCATTTCAGCGGTGAGATGGTGCCAACCGAGCAGGCCGATGTTTCGATGAAGCTGGCCGTAACGCTGGCGAGTAGCGGGGGGTATTTGCGGCACGTAAATGGCCTGAAACAACGATCCGCGCCTTATTTTGCTATTATTGAGCCGATTCTGGCCCGGCATAAAGTCCCCAACGATTTTAAATACCTGCCCCTGATTGAGAGCAACTGGAAAGCCGATGCTGTGTCGACGGCGGGCGCGGTGGGCTACTGGCAGTTTATGGATGAAACGGCCAAAGACATGGGTCTGAAAATCAACGGCCCGGTAGACGAGCGCAAAGATCTGCGGAAATCAACCGAGGCTGCGGCTCGCTATATCAAGTTTCTGTACAACAAGCTTGGTTCGTGGACACTCGTAGCCGCAGCCTACAATGGCGGTATCGGCATGCTTCAGAACAAAATGCGCCGAGCCGGTCACCGCGACTATTATGCCCTGACGCTGAACGAGGAAACCGGGTATTATCTGTACCGGATTCTGGCCATGAAAGAACTGTTTAATCGGGCCAATTACTATGCAGGCATGGCCGATAGCGGCCTGATGGCGTCGATTGGTAACCCTTACGAGCGCGAACGGGCGCAAGCCCGCGAAATGGGCTGGCTCCGCGATACCGAACCCGAACTGAGCGGCACGCCTGTTGGCAATGATCCATTTGCAGTGGTTGGCAACCGGCCCGAGTCGGTGGTGATGGACAGTGTGCTGGTGCGCCTGCTGGCCACAAACACACCCGCCGAGGGGGCGGGCTTCACCGGCGATGTATCGGCCCGGCTGCTCAAAGCTGGTAAGGCCAAACTGGGCGAACGCTGGTCCTTTAAACTCACGCAGGATATTACCATCGGCGAAGACGAATTCCGGGCGGGCGATGTGCTCTATGCGCTGGTCGACGATGTGGATGCGCGCGGTATGGTTTACCTGCGTGCTACCAAGCTCGTATCATCGGTATCGAACGCGGTGGTTCCCGTGACACTCTTAGCCATGAACCCCCGAACGGGCCTGGCTGGCATTTCAATCCCGAAAGCTCCCAAACCTGACTGGGAAGTGAGCTGGAAGGTGCAATAA
- a CDS encoding M14 family zinc carboxypeptidase — protein sequence MSALSPLASDVALARQLFDAYPAFQEPLLTHRRFKHADIQPLLDRLPVTGLLSVETVGESTEKRCIRKVQAGTGAIPVLLWSQMHGDEATATMALFDIFNFLTASGDAFDALREHLLTRLTIHAVPMLNPDGAERWQRRTALDIDMNRDALRLQSPESVLLKSLQQTLRPLVGFNLHDQNPRYSVGHSGRQAVMSFLATAYDEDRTINEVRLRSMQLIAGLNRVLQPLIPGQVARFDDEFEPRAFGDNIQKWGTTLVLIESGGYKGDTEKMAIRRLNFVAILSALNAIATGSYATEQPADYAAIPENGRLLFDVLIRNVGVVRDGVRTVMDVALNQYEENTDGARDFRYESTIEDLGDLSTFYGLTEIDATGLDLVPAGVYPDTLGSVADLANLNLTDLRQAGTVVFRVGGIDLTDPYRGLPQEPVHILAEGELPAAPLALGQVPTFLLKQGDQIRYVFVNGYGFAVGTGTEARRFSRID from the coding sequence ATGTCTGCTTTGTCTCCGCTTGCCTCTGATGTGGCTCTGGCCCGCCAACTATTCGATGCGTACCCGGCTTTTCAGGAGCCGTTGCTCACGCACCGGCGTTTCAAACACGCCGATATTCAGCCCCTGCTGGATCGGTTGCCGGTAACCGGGTTACTGTCGGTCGAGACAGTAGGGGAGTCGACGGAGAAACGCTGTATTCGGAAAGTGCAGGCCGGAACCGGGGCTATTCCGGTACTGCTTTGGTCGCAAATGCATGGCGACGAGGCTACGGCTACCATGGCCCTGTTTGATATATTCAATTTCCTGACCGCTTCGGGCGATGCGTTCGACGCCCTGCGGGAGCATCTTCTGACCCGGCTGACTATCCATGCCGTGCCCATGCTCAACCCCGACGGGGCCGAACGCTGGCAACGCCGAACGGCGCTCGATATCGACATGAACCGCGATGCCCTGCGGCTGCAATCGCCTGAGTCGGTGCTGCTTAAGTCGCTGCAACAGACGCTCCGGCCGTTGGTGGGGTTCAACCTGCACGATCAGAATCCGCGCTACAGTGTGGGCCATTCGGGCCGGCAGGCCGTGATGTCGTTTCTGGCAACGGCCTACGACGAAGACCGCACCATAAACGAGGTGCGGCTGCGCTCCATGCAACTGATAGCGGGTCTTAACCGGGTGCTGCAACCGCTGATTCCGGGGCAGGTTGCCCGGTTCGATGACGAGTTTGAGCCCCGCGCTTTTGGCGATAATATTCAAAAGTGGGGTACTACGCTTGTGTTGATCGAGTCGGGTGGATACAAGGGCGATACCGAGAAAATGGCGATCCGGCGGCTGAATTTTGTGGCGATTCTGTCGGCGCTCAACGCCATTGCGACCGGTAGCTATGCGACCGAACAGCCCGCCGACTACGCGGCTATTCCCGAAAATGGCCGTTTGCTGTTCGACGTTCTGATTCGCAACGTGGGCGTTGTGCGCGATGGCGTCCGGACCGTAATGGACGTGGCCCTGAATCAGTACGAAGAAAACACCGACGGAGCCCGTGATTTTCGGTACGAGAGTACGATTGAAGACCTCGGCGACTTGTCGACGTTTTACGGCTTAACCGAAATCGACGCGACTGGTCTGGATCTGGTGCCCGCCGGGGTGTACCCCGACACACTCGGGTCGGTGGCCGATCTGGCCAACCTCAACCTGACCGACCTGCGGCAAGCCGGTACGGTGGTGTTTCGGGTAGGCGGTATCGACCTTACCGACCCGTACCGGGGGTTGCCCCAGGAGCCAGTGCATATTCTGGCTGAGGGCGAGTTGCCTGCGGCTCCGCTGGCGTTGGGGCAGGTGCCCACGTTTCTGCTCAAGCAAGGCGATCAGATCCGCTATGTGTTTGTAAACGGATACGGCTTTGCGGTAGGGACTGGTACGGAAGCCCGTCGTTTTAGCCGGATTGATTAA
- a CDS encoding peptidoglycan DD-metalloendopeptidase family protein, giving the protein MKSGMATILPFDLSRALPLDFSGTNPDLLPGSGLDLTNTAVFSEYVFGKLRAAGAQVGIGGYNEHRVIYRRSAHFGDVQAEPREIHLGIDLWAEAGTPVYAPKAGVVHSFADNANFGDYGPTIILQHDVAGAPVFSLYGHLSRASLEGLYEGKVFRAGDKLAEIGPFPENGDWPPHLHFQLMTDMLGNRGDFPGVCSLSDRARFLELCPDPAGWL; this is encoded by the coding sequence ATGAAATCTGGCATGGCCACTATTCTTCCGTTTGATCTATCCCGAGCTTTACCGCTCGACTTTTCGGGAACCAACCCCGACCTGCTGCCGGGTTCGGGCCTCGACCTGACCAATACCGCCGTGTTCAGCGAGTACGTGTTTGGCAAATTACGGGCAGCCGGGGCGCAGGTAGGCATTGGCGGGTACAACGAGCACCGGGTCATTTACCGCCGGAGTGCTCACTTCGGCGACGTACAGGCCGAACCCCGCGAAATTCATCTCGGCATCGACCTGTGGGCCGAAGCGGGTACGCCCGTATATGCCCCCAAAGCGGGTGTTGTGCATAGCTTTGCCGACAACGCCAATTTCGGCGACTACGGACCCACCATCATTTTGCAACATGATGTGGCCGGTGCACCCGTATTCAGTCTGTACGGTCACCTCTCAAGGGCGTCGCTGGAGGGGTTGTACGAAGGCAAGGTCTTCCGGGCAGGCGATAAACTGGCCGAGATTGGCCCCTTTCCCGAAAACGGCGATTGGCCCCCTCACCTGCATTTTCAGCTCATGACCGATATGCTCGGTAATCGGGGTGATTTTCCCGGTGTGTGTTCGCTCTCCGACCGGGCGCGGTTTCTGGAACTATGCCCCGATCCGGCGGGCTGGCTCTGA
- a CDS encoding transglycosylase SLT domain-containing protein: MVVVLMLVCLTGMRLVYAITDVAGRSTALLDDKSAWANLPPVYFCGEAVPVHEEAVARRLVSALVQNTHYNRTLYTIRQRASTFFPLIEPILERYKIPADFKYLPLVESALRSRALSPAGAMGYWQLMPATARELGLTVRGTNDERQHLLKSTDAACRYLRYLYNRLGSWTLAAAAYNNGIGNLLASIRRQGERDYYYLRLNAETGKYLYRILAFKELFGNYQCYRLVLPPQVWRTLSEPLPNVSPEIVPEQELITESFITDVTRAAVAESMGAKQAAPANRQQDLPLPNAADVFRGGIKARLAEAGTLQRGQIWVFHLTRDGMADGRPVEQGDILYAVVEDIDPKTNKVFLRADKLFSLENRQTYTLGLSAVDASTGRIGISLPDMEQVKAGWISTWKIL; encoded by the coding sequence TTGGTAGTGGTGTTGATGCTGGTCTGTTTGACCGGTATGCGGCTCGTGTATGCAATTACCGATGTAGCAGGGCGCTCCACGGCGTTGCTGGATGATAAATCGGCCTGGGCGAACCTGCCGCCCGTCTACTTTTGTGGCGAAGCCGTACCGGTACATGAAGAGGCTGTAGCCCGCCGGTTGGTGTCGGCCCTGGTGCAGAACACCCATTACAACCGGACGCTCTACACCATCCGGCAACGGGCTTCTACGTTCTTCCCGCTGATTGAGCCCATTCTTGAGCGCTATAAAATCCCGGCCGATTTTAAATACCTGCCTTTGGTCGAGAGTGCCCTGCGGAGCCGGGCACTCTCGCCGGCGGGGGCTATGGGCTATTGGCAGCTTATGCCCGCTACGGCCCGCGAGCTGGGCCTTACCGTGCGCGGCACCAACGACGAACGGCAGCACCTTCTGAAATCGACCGACGCAGCCTGCCGATATCTACGGTACCTCTACAATCGGCTGGGGTCGTGGACGCTGGCGGCCGCTGCCTACAACAACGGTATCGGGAATCTGCTGGCGAGTATCCGGCGACAGGGCGAACGGGATTATTATTACCTCCGGCTCAATGCCGAAACGGGTAAGTACCTCTACCGAATTCTGGCGTTTAAAGAGCTTTTTGGTAATTATCAGTGCTACCGGCTGGTGTTGCCTCCGCAGGTATGGCGTACCCTGAGCGAACCCTTGCCCAATGTAAGCCCTGAAATCGTGCCTGAGCAGGAGCTGATTACAGAATCGTTCATAACCGACGTGACGCGGGCAGCCGTGGCCGAGTCGATGGGGGCGAAACAGGCCGCCCCCGCCAACCGGCAGCAGGATCTGCCTTTGCCTAATGCGGCCGATGTGTTTCGGGGTGGGATAAAAGCCCGGCTGGCTGAGGCTGGTACGTTGCAGCGTGGCCAAATATGGGTGTTTCACCTCACCCGCGACGGTATGGCCGACGGCCGACCCGTGGAGCAGGGCGATATTTTGTACGCTGTCGTGGAAGATATTGACCCGAAAACAAATAAAGTTTTTCTGCGGGCCGACAAACTGTTTTCGCTCGAAAACCGGCAGACGTACACGCTGGGTTTATCGGCAGTAGATGCATCGACGGGTCGAATCGGAATCAGCCTGCCCGATATGGAACAGGTGAAAGCGGGCTGGATTTCGACCTGGAAAATCCTGTAG
- a CDS encoding TonB-dependent receptor has protein sequence MKRATLLVFFFSLIGLPAALAQTGVIRGSVKDAKTKEALIGCTVRIDGTTMGAATDIEGNFTIANVPAATHKLIVSYVSYVTSEIPNVRVESGNTTQIDTELQEEGKNLQEVVVKAGRTTNTEVAVITEIKQLKPIAVGISAQQIQKSQDRDAAAAIRRVPGVSILDNRFVLIRGLGSRYNAVLINDVIAPSTEVETRSFSFDIIPSNILDRMIVYKSGAASLPGDFAGGVVNIYTKRRPTNNFIDAGFTLGYRAGTTGQAVQTHSRGALSALGLWSPNQTIPTSFPTRSADFNALGSAQRAAYARLLPNSWGLQNVTAMPDVRFALNTGRRFDVGNVQLSNLTSLNYSLTNQLTDIDFRVYENGAVANAVNQQYNDVSYARQARLGLLHNWSARFSPMFTLEWKTLFNQLGNQETVVRQGQNFDSNTDIRSYSQRFENRTIATTQLAGDHQLNDLTKLNWIAGYGYSGRWEPDWKRARFQAPLGSGENGTYTLVTPLAPNPIDVGRFYSKLNEQTLTLVGNFDRTLGNPTNREPGHLRAGIYAEQRSRNYSARFYGYNSIPGMSSTDGTMVQQQPIETIFAPANVNGQPGGFSLQDGTSDLDSYRGQNTYGAAYVSGDLNMGARTNVTLGMRAEYNVQGLQIDRRGVEQKLVNRGIFSPLPSVNLTHKLTDKHSLRLAYSATVNRPELRELAPFQYFDFNLLAVVTGNTELTTATIQNIDAKWEFYPSANELVSVTGFYKHFTNPIESFLLPTGNGFNYTFINAPSARNYGVEVEVRKGFTNSSSAFLQNIQLVANGSLINSRVSLGDFVRAPDATATVVDVPLKDLADRQRPLANQSPYLFNAGVYYQAPAGGLQWNVLYNVYGPRIFAVGTRNNPTIYELPRHAIDLNISKTFDQKLEVRLGIQDLLNQATRFAQDFNGDGRIGRDLTSQTVGADQVFRQFRRGQYFTLTGVYTFGRRTVVP, from the coding sequence ATGAAACGCGCAACGCTACTTGTTTTCTTCTTCTCACTAATCGGCCTTCCGGCCGCGCTGGCGCAAACGGGCGTCATTCGCGGATCGGTGAAGGATGCCAAAACGAAAGAGGCCCTCATTGGCTGTACCGTTCGGATCGACGGAACCACGATGGGGGCTGCCACCGATATTGAAGGCAATTTTACGATTGCCAACGTGCCGGCTGCTACGCACAAGCTGATTGTATCGTATGTATCCTACGTAACCTCCGAAATTCCGAACGTGCGGGTTGAGTCGGGTAACACGACGCAGATCGATACCGAATTGCAGGAAGAAGGTAAAAACCTGCAGGAGGTTGTGGTAAAAGCGGGCCGGACTACCAATACCGAGGTTGCCGTAATTACCGAAATCAAACAGTTGAAACCCATCGCGGTGGGTATTTCGGCCCAGCAGATTCAGAAATCACAGGATCGGGATGCCGCGGCTGCTATTCGGCGGGTGCCGGGGGTGAGTATCCTTGACAACCGCTTTGTGCTGATCCGGGGGCTGGGCTCGCGCTACAATGCCGTGCTCATCAACGACGTGATAGCCCCCTCAACCGAGGTCGAAACCCGGTCGTTTTCATTCGATATTATTCCGAGCAACATCCTCGACCGAATGATTGTCTACAAGTCGGGGGCGGCTTCGCTACCCGGCGATTTTGCCGGTGGTGTGGTCAATATTTACACCAAGCGTCGGCCTACGAACAACTTCATCGACGCAGGTTTCACCCTGGGTTACCGCGCCGGTACAACCGGACAGGCTGTACAGACCCACTCGCGGGGAGCCCTGAGTGCCCTTGGTCTGTGGTCGCCCAACCAAACAATTCCAACCAGTTTCCCGACACGTTCGGCCGATTTCAACGCGCTTGGTTCGGCACAGCGGGCGGCCTACGCCCGGTTGTTGCCCAACTCGTGGGGCCTTCAGAACGTAACGGCGATGCCCGACGTCCGGTTTGCGCTGAATACCGGCCGCCGGTTCGATGTGGGCAATGTGCAACTGAGCAACCTCACCAGCCTGAACTACAGCCTGACCAATCAGCTCACCGATATTGATTTCCGGGTCTATGAAAATGGGGCTGTGGCCAACGCCGTCAACCAGCAGTACAACGATGTAAGTTATGCCCGGCAAGCCCGGCTTGGTTTGCTGCACAACTGGTCGGCGCGTTTCTCGCCCATGTTTACGCTGGAATGGAAAACGCTGTTCAACCAGCTGGGTAACCAGGAAACCGTGGTACGTCAGGGGCAAAACTTCGACTCAAACACCGACATCCGCAGCTACTCGCAGCGGTTCGAAAACCGCACCATTGCCACCACCCAACTGGCCGGTGATCACCAGCTGAACGACCTGACCAAGCTCAACTGGATTGCCGGATACGGCTACTCGGGCCGTTGGGAGCCCGATTGGAAGCGCGCCAGGTTTCAGGCTCCGCTCGGCAGTGGCGAAAACGGCACCTACACCCTCGTGACGCCCCTGGCCCCGAACCCAATCGATGTGGGGCGGTTTTACTCAAAGCTCAACGAGCAGACCCTCACGCTGGTGGGTAATTTCGACCGGACACTCGGCAACCCCACCAACCGGGAGCCGGGCCACTTGCGGGCGGGTATCTACGCCGAACAGCGCTCGCGAAACTACTCAGCCCGGTTCTACGGCTACAACAGTATTCCCGGTATGTCGTCAACAGACGGTACTATGGTGCAGCAGCAACCCATCGAAACCATTTTCGCACCTGCCAACGTAAACGGGCAGCCGGGTGGCTTCTCGTTGCAGGATGGCACCTCGGATCTGGACTCGTACCGGGGGCAAAATACCTACGGAGCGGCTTACGTGAGTGGCGACCTCAACATGGGCGCGCGGACCAACGTGACGCTCGGTATGCGCGCCGAGTACAACGTGCAGGGCCTGCAAATCGACCGGCGGGGTGTTGAACAGAAACTGGTAAATCGGGGCATTTTCAGCCCGCTGCCATCGGTTAACCTGACGCACAAGCTAACCGACAAGCACAGTCTCCGGCTGGCGTACTCAGCTACGGTAAACCGCCCCGAACTCCGCGAACTGGCTCCTTTCCAGTACTTCGACTTCAACTTGCTGGCCGTTGTGACGGGCAATACTGAACTGACTACGGCCACCATTCAGAATATCGACGCCAAGTGGGAGTTCTACCCCTCGGCCAACGAACTGGTATCGGTAACAGGTTTCTACAAACACTTTACCAACCCGATCGAAAGCTTCCTGCTGCCTACTGGCAACGGTTTCAACTACACGTTTATCAACGCGCCATCGGCCCGCAACTACGGGGTTGAGGTAGAGGTTCGGAAAGGCTTTACGAATTCATCCAGCGCGTTTTTGCAAAATATTCAGCTGGTGGCCAATGGCTCGCTCATCAACAGCCGCGTAAGTCTGGGCGACTTTGTGCGGGCCCCGGACGCTACGGCTACCGTGGTCGATGTGCCGCTCAAAGACCTGGCCGACCGGCAGCGCCCGCTGGCCAATCAGTCGCCGTACCTGTTCAACGCGGGGGTGTATTATCAGGCCCCGGCGGGCGGGTTGCAGTGGAACGTGCTTTATAACGTGTACGGCCCCCGGATTTTCGCCGTGGGAACCCGCAACAACCCAACCATTTACGAACTCCCCCGGCACGCCATCGATCTGAACATCAGCAAGACGTTCGACCAAAAGCTGGAGGTGCGGCTCGGTATTCAGGATCTTCTGAATCAGGCCACCCGCTTTGCCCAGGATTTCAACGGCGATGGCCGGATCGGTCGCGATCTGACCTCACAGACCGTCGGCGCCGATCAGGTGTTCCGGCAGTTCCGTCGGGGACAGTATTTCACGCTGACGGGGGTGTACACCTTCGGTCGGCGCACGGTGGTGCCATAA